A window from Micromonospora terminaliae encodes these proteins:
- a CDS encoding hemolysin family protein: MAVDPVAVMTTLAAGGAPAGLPDLTLLAVAAGLVVLAGLIAMTEAALAAVSPARAAELARDGARGARTLQAVAGDVVRHLNLLLLLRLLAELTATTLVALVAVDTFGAGWRAALVTAGAMAVVSFVVVGVAPRTLGRQHAYAVGRAVAPLVRWLGRALNPLASLLILIGNAVTPGRGFREGPFATQVELRELVDLAEQRGVVEHGERQMIHSVFALGDTIAREVMVPRTEMVWIEESKTLAQALALFLRSGFSRIPVIGENVDDVLGVLYLKDLIRRIQGAPEARQMPVAELMRPATFVPESKPVDDLLSEMQAARNHLVIVVDEYGGTGGLVTIEDILEEIVGEITDEYDVERPPVERLADGAVRVTARLPVENLGELFDTELPTDEVETVGGLLAQALGRVPIPGAAAEVAGLRLIAEGTTGRRNRIDTVLVSRAEPGDTPDSAGRGEQADPRGNQNRSEERQPADA, encoded by the coding sequence CTGGCGGTCGACCCGGTCGCAGTGATGACCACCCTGGCGGCCGGCGGTGCGCCCGCCGGTCTGCCCGATCTCACCCTCCTCGCCGTCGCGGCGGGGCTGGTGGTGCTCGCCGGCCTCATCGCCATGACCGAGGCGGCGCTGGCCGCCGTCTCGCCGGCCCGCGCCGCCGAGCTGGCCCGGGACGGCGCGCGCGGCGCGCGTACCCTCCAGGCCGTCGCCGGCGACGTGGTGCGCCACCTCAACCTGCTGCTCCTGCTCCGGCTGCTGGCCGAGCTGACCGCCACCACGCTGGTCGCGCTGGTGGCGGTGGACACCTTCGGCGCCGGCTGGCGGGCCGCCCTGGTCACCGCCGGGGCGATGGCCGTCGTCAGCTTCGTGGTGGTCGGCGTGGCGCCGCGCACCCTCGGCCGGCAGCACGCCTACGCGGTGGGCCGCGCGGTCGCGCCACTGGTGCGCTGGCTGGGCCGGGCGCTCAACCCGCTGGCCTCGCTGCTCATCCTGATCGGCAACGCGGTCACCCCGGGGCGCGGCTTCCGGGAGGGGCCGTTCGCCACCCAGGTCGAGCTGCGCGAGCTGGTCGACCTGGCCGAGCAGCGTGGTGTGGTCGAGCACGGCGAGCGGCAGATGATCCACTCGGTGTTCGCGCTCGGCGACACCATCGCCCGCGAGGTGATGGTGCCCCGGACCGAGATGGTGTGGATAGAGGAGAGCAAGACGCTCGCGCAGGCGCTGGCGCTCTTCCTGCGCTCCGGCTTCTCCCGCATCCCGGTGATCGGCGAGAACGTCGACGACGTGCTGGGCGTGCTCTACCTCAAGGACCTGATCCGGCGGATCCAGGGCGCCCCGGAGGCGCGGCAGATGCCGGTGGCCGAGCTGATGCGCCCGGCGACCTTCGTGCCCGAGTCCAAGCCGGTCGACGACCTGCTCTCGGAGATGCAGGCCGCCCGCAACCACCTGGTCATCGTCGTCGACGAGTACGGCGGCACCGGCGGCCTGGTCACCATCGAGGACATCCTCGAGGAGATCGTCGGCGAGATCACCGACGAGTACGATGTCGAGCGCCCGCCGGTCGAGCGCCTGGCGGACGGGGCCGTGCGGGTGACCGCCCGGCTGCCGGTGGAGAATCTGGGCGAGCTGTTCGACACCGAGCTGCCCACCGACGAGGTGGAGACGGTCGGTGGCCTGCTCGCCCAGGCGCTCGGCCGGGTGCCGATCCCGGGCGCCGCGGCCGAGGTGGCCGGGCTGCGGCTGATCGCCGAGGGCACCACCGGCCGGCGCAACCGGATCGACACCGTGCTGGTCAGCCGGGCCGAGCCGGGCGACACGCCGGACAGCGCGGGGCGCGGCGAGCAGGCCGATCCCCGCGGCAACCAGAACCGTTCCGAGGAGAGGCAACCCGCCGATGCCTGA
- a CDS encoding serine hydrolase domain-containing protein has product MITVQDRLGRMVRQAQAHGRIPAVSVALHRADRPLWTCAVGGTGNDTPLTPETVFRIGSVTKTFTSVLVMQCRDEGLLDLDDPIGRHLDLPAHGELTVRRLLSHTAGLQREPHGDVWDSLRAPGVDELLADLARVERVLPTGRRYHYSNLGMALLGELVARLRGGTWAEVLAERVLAPLGLNATGPTPGDRAATGFLVDAYSDEARPEPPTDFGAVAPAAQLWSTAPDMARWAAFLADPAALDPAGAVLAPATLDEMRWPLTTTDETLWSGGFGLGLILVPQPARVLHVGHDGAMPGFLAAVYGRRGGDGTAGAMGCAVLGSSGTGVEVFELPHRLLAAAAEHDPADIEPWQPGAPAPEHLRGLLGRWWGEGFEYVFSWHDGALRARGADDPAGKPSAVFAPLPDRPDVFRTVAGREVGELLRLTRDERGAVVRMHWATYRFTRHQETFEGYDFRAGD; this is encoded by the coding sequence ATGATCACGGTGCAGGACCGGCTCGGCCGGATGGTGCGGCAGGCGCAGGCCCACGGGCGGATCCCGGCGGTCTCGGTCGCCCTGCACCGGGCCGACCGGCCGCTCTGGACCTGCGCGGTCGGCGGGACCGGCAACGACACCCCGCTCACGCCGGAGACGGTCTTCCGGATCGGCTCGGTCACGAAGACCTTCACCTCGGTGCTGGTCATGCAGTGCCGGGACGAGGGGCTGCTCGACCTGGACGACCCGATCGGGCGGCACCTCGACCTGCCGGCGCACGGCGAGCTGACCGTACGCCGGCTGCTGTCGCACACCGCGGGCCTGCAGCGTGAGCCGCACGGCGACGTCTGGGACAGCCTGCGCGCGCCCGGCGTCGACGAGCTGCTCGCCGACCTGGCCCGGGTGGAGCGGGTGCTGCCCACGGGGCGGCGCTACCACTACTCCAACCTCGGCATGGCCCTGCTCGGCGAGCTGGTCGCCCGGTTGCGCGGCGGCACCTGGGCCGAGGTGCTGGCCGAGCGGGTGCTCGCCCCGCTGGGGCTGAACGCCACCGGCCCCACGCCCGGCGACCGGGCGGCCACCGGGTTCCTGGTCGACGCGTACTCCGACGAGGCCCGGCCGGAGCCGCCGACCGACTTCGGCGCGGTGGCCCCCGCCGCGCAGCTCTGGAGCACCGCGCCGGACATGGCGCGCTGGGCGGCCTTCCTGGCCGACCCGGCCGCGCTGGACCCGGCCGGCGCCGTGCTCGCGCCGGCCACCCTCGACGAGATGCGCTGGCCGCTGACCACCACCGACGAGACCCTCTGGTCCGGCGGGTTCGGCCTGGGGCTGATCCTGGTGCCGCAGCCGGCGCGGGTGTTGCACGTGGGGCACGACGGCGCGATGCCCGGCTTCCTGGCCGCCGTCTACGGCCGGCGCGGCGGGGACGGCACGGCCGGCGCGATGGGCTGCGCCGTGCTGGGTTCCTCCGGCACCGGCGTGGAGGTCTTCGAGCTGCCGCACCGGCTGCTCGCCGCCGCCGCCGAGCACGACCCGGCCGACATCGAGCCGTGGCAGCCCGGCGCGCCCGCCCCGGAGCACCTGCGCGGCCTGCTCGGCCGGTGGTGGGGCGAGGGCTTCGAGTACGTCTTCTCCTGGCACGACGGGGCGCTGCGCGCCCGGGGCGCGGACGACCCGGCCGGCAAGCCGTCCGCGGTGTTCGCGCCGCTGCCGGACCGGCCGGACGTGTTCCGCACGGTCGCCGGCCGGGAGGTGGGCGAGCTGCTCCGGCTGACCCGGGACGAGCGCGGCGCGGTGGTGCGGATGCACTGGGCCACCTACCGCTTCACCCGGCACCAGGAGACCTTCGAGGGGTACGACTTCCGCGCCGGTGACTGA
- the ybeY gene encoding rRNA maturation RNase YbeY: MSIEIANESGADVDTDAVLAVARHALDEMGVNPLAELSVLLVDIDYMSELNHRWMGGDGPTDVLAFPMDEGSVDHGPGESAPAGGEPALLGDIVLCPEVAAKQAATAGHSTADELHLLTVHGVLHLLGYDHAEPEEEREMFGLQARLLASWRSTRSQ, translated from the coding sequence TTGTCCATCGAGATCGCCAACGAGTCCGGCGCCGACGTCGACACCGACGCCGTGCTCGCCGTCGCCCGGCACGCCCTCGACGAGATGGGGGTCAACCCCCTCGCCGAGCTCTCCGTGCTGCTGGTCGACATCGACTACATGTCGGAGCTGAACCACCGCTGGATGGGTGGCGACGGCCCGACCGACGTGCTCGCCTTCCCCATGGACGAGGGCAGCGTCGACCACGGCCCGGGCGAGAGCGCCCCGGCCGGCGGTGAGCCGGCCCTGCTCGGCGACATCGTGCTCTGCCCGGAGGTGGCGGCCAAGCAGGCTGCGACCGCCGGGCACTCCACGGCCGACGAGCTGCACCTGCTCACCGTGCACGGCGTGCTGCACCTGCTCGGCTACGACCACGCCGAGCCGGAGGAGGAGCGGGAGATGTTCGGTCTCCAGGCCCGACTGCTGGCCAGCTGGCGGTCGACCCGGTCGCAGTGA
- a CDS encoding acyltransferase family protein, whose protein sequence is MRNRYLDLLRSLAIVRVVVYHVTGWATLTLIFPAMSVMFALAGSLMAASLDRSGVPAVGRRLRRLLPSLWVLAAVFVPAMLLTGLPFTPKVLLWLFPVSDPPANYWGALALSPIWYLRDYLWFVLASPVALWLFRRAPLPTLLAPYALLVVIEFGVLANPPAALREFGLYFGAWLLGFAHHDGLLRRTANRVLVPLALALGAAGLGWIFTHPGPRGYDLNDIHLGNALWSAAFVLVAIGRAPAGAAWVDRTPVLGRVVTVLNRRALTVYLWHMPFVVALTPLVDVVGWSHQDLLGLAIRVALVFALVGVVTLLVGWVEDRAARRTPELVPGRPRRTAAERAAAAPASPAPAGAGGELATVGARVPAPRAPERSDRVPS, encoded by the coding sequence ATGCGTAACCGATACCTCGACCTGCTCCGCTCCCTGGCCATCGTTCGCGTCGTCGTCTACCACGTCACCGGATGGGCGACGCTGACCCTGATCTTCCCGGCGATGTCGGTGATGTTCGCGCTCGCCGGCTCACTGATGGCCGCGTCGCTGGACCGGAGCGGGGTGCCGGCCGTGGGGCGCCGGCTTCGCCGGTTGCTGCCGTCACTCTGGGTCCTCGCCGCGGTCTTCGTGCCGGCCATGCTGCTCACCGGGCTGCCGTTCACCCCGAAGGTGCTGCTCTGGCTCTTCCCGGTCAGCGATCCACCGGCCAACTACTGGGGCGCCCTCGCGCTGAGCCCGATCTGGTACCTGCGGGACTACCTGTGGTTCGTGCTGGCCTCGCCGGTCGCCCTCTGGCTGTTCCGCCGGGCCCCGCTGCCCACCCTGCTGGCCCCGTACGCGCTGCTCGTGGTGATCGAGTTCGGCGTGCTGGCGAACCCGCCCGCCGCGCTGCGCGAGTTCGGCCTGTACTTCGGCGCCTGGCTGCTCGGCTTCGCCCATCACGACGGCCTGCTGCGCCGCACGGCCAACCGGGTGCTCGTGCCGCTCGCGCTCGCTCTCGGCGCGGCCGGGCTGGGCTGGATCTTCACCCATCCGGGCCCGCGCGGTTACGACCTGAACGACATCCACCTGGGCAACGCGCTCTGGTCGGCGGCGTTCGTCCTGGTGGCGATCGGCCGGGCGCCCGCCGGGGCGGCCTGGGTCGACCGCACCCCGGTGCTGGGCCGGGTGGTCACCGTGCTGAACCGGCGCGCGCTGACCGTCTACCTCTGGCACATGCCGTTCGTGGTGGCGCTCACCCCGCTGGTCGACGTGGTCGGCTGGTCGCACCAGGACCTCCTGGGGCTGGCCATCCGCGTGGCGTTGGTGTTCGCGCTCGTCGGCGTGGTCACCCTGCTGGTCGGCTGGGTCGAGGACCGGGCCGCCCGGCGTACCCCGGAACTGGTGCCCGGCCGGCCCCGGCGGACCGCGGCCGAGCGGGCGGCGGCCGCACCGGCCAGCCCGGCGCCCGCCGGCGCGGGCGGCGAACTGGCGACCGTGGGCGCCCGGGTGCCGGCCCCGCGCGCGCCCGAACGGTCCGACCGTGTCCCGAGCTGA
- a CDS encoding cytidine deaminase: protein MPESPAVPAARPTPSDPAELSAEDGKLVVLARGARGRVGAVEGAAVRDQDGRTYAAASVALPSLTLTALQLAVASAVAAGASRLEAAVVVTEASTLDGAGHAAVRDLAADAPIHVAAPDGTVLGTVVE, encoded by the coding sequence ATGCCTGAGTCACCCGCCGTGCCGGCCGCCCGGCCCACCCCGTCCGACCCGGCCGAGCTGAGCGCCGAGGACGGCAAGCTGGTCGTCCTGGCCCGGGGCGCGCGGGGCCGGGTCGGTGCCGTGGAGGGCGCGGCGGTCCGCGACCAGGACGGCCGGACGTACGCGGCGGCCAGCGTGGCGCTGCCGTCGCTGACCCTGACCGCGCTCCAGCTCGCGGTCGCCTCGGCGGTGGCCGCCGGCGCGAGCCGGCTGGAGGCCGCCGTGGTGGTGACCGAGGCCTCGACGCTGGACGGTGCGGGGCACGCCGCGGTCCGCGACCTCGCCGCCGACGCGCCGATCCACGTGGCCGCGCCGGACGGCACCGTCCTCGGCACGGTGGTCGAGTGA
- a CDS encoding PhoH family protein: MTGTPPPGPPRVQTRITVPDQKIMVNLLGAGDEILRLVERSVNSDVHVRGNEITITGAPADNALAERLFSELLELIEKGETLTTDAVRRTVGMLEQGGSERPAEVLTLNILSRRGRTIRPKTLGQKRYVDAIDAHTIVFGIGPAGTGKTYLAMAKAVQALQAKQVNRIILTRPAVEAGERLGFLPGTLNEKIDPYLRPLYDALHDMLDPESIPKLMAAGTIEVAPLAYMRGRTLNDAFIILDEAQNTTPEQMKMFLTRLGFNSKIVVTGDVTQVDLPGGTTSGLRVVREILGNVEDVHFAQLSSSDVVRHKLVGEIVDAYARWDAERENQQAQSVHAVPGRTAQGGRAGRRR; the protein is encoded by the coding sequence ATGACCGGCACCCCACCTCCCGGCCCGCCCCGGGTGCAGACCAGGATCACGGTCCCCGACCAGAAGATCATGGTGAATCTGCTCGGCGCGGGCGACGAGATCCTGCGGCTCGTCGAACGCTCGGTCAACAGTGACGTCCACGTGCGGGGCAATGAGATCACCATCACCGGCGCGCCCGCCGACAACGCCCTCGCCGAGCGCCTCTTCAGCGAGCTGCTCGAACTGATCGAGAAAGGCGAGACCCTGACCACTGACGCCGTCCGGCGTACCGTCGGCATGCTCGAGCAGGGCGGCAGCGAGCGGCCCGCCGAGGTCCTGACGCTCAACATCCTCTCCCGGCGCGGCCGCACCATCCGTCCCAAGACCCTGGGCCAGAAGCGCTACGTCGACGCCATCGACGCGCACACCATCGTCTTCGGCATCGGCCCGGCCGGCACGGGTAAGACCTACCTGGCCATGGCCAAGGCCGTCCAGGCGCTCCAGGCCAAGCAGGTCAACCGGATCATCCTGACCCGGCCGGCGGTCGAGGCGGGGGAGCGGCTGGGCTTCCTGCCCGGCACCCTGAACGAGAAGATCGACCCCTACCTGCGCCCGCTCTACGACGCGCTGCACGACATGCTCGACCCGGAGTCGATCCCGAAGCTGATGGCCGCCGGCACGATCGAGGTGGCGCCGCTGGCGTACATGCGCGGCCGCACCCTCAACGACGCGTTCATCATCCTCGACGAGGCGCAGAACACGACGCCCGAGCAGATGAAGATGTTCCTCACCCGGCTCGGCTTCAACTCCAAGATCGTGGTCACCGGTGACGTGACCCAGGTAGACCTCCCCGGCGGCACGACGAGCGGCCTGCGGGTGGTCCGGGAGATCCTGGGCAACGTCGAGGACGTGCACTTCGCCCAGCTCTCCAGCTCCGACGTGGTCCGCCACAAGCTGGTGGGCGAGATCGTCGACGCGTACGCCCGCTGGGACGCCGAGCGGGAGAACCAGCAGGCGCAGAGCGTGCACGCCGTGCCCGGGCGGACCGCCCAGGGCGGCCGGGCCGGCCGGCGCCGCTAA
- a CDS encoding DUF4097 family beta strand repeat-containing protein has product MALHRTAVAAAAAATLIVLAGCDTLSFRRLDYDQTENAKIARITVPAGGAGDVTIRATGPADQVRIKRIVRYQGGEPNTRYEIKGDELVLPSDCGDRCTVSWEVTAPEGVTVRGDASSGNVTLHRVGPVDFTLKSGDVNVTEARGEVRVTTTSGNIEVVDATGPVRLRASSGDISARRLAAGVDAEATSGNVSVELDKPAAARLHATSGDVDLSVPEGRYRVRADAKSGDTDLAVPNDPAATLLLDVTATSGNVRVANR; this is encoded by the coding sequence ATGGCTCTGCACCGGACCGCCGTCGCCGCCGCCGCGGCCGCCACCCTGATCGTCCTCGCCGGGTGTGACACTCTGTCGTTCCGCCGCCTGGACTACGACCAGACCGAGAACGCGAAGATCGCCCGGATCACCGTCCCGGCCGGTGGCGCGGGCGACGTGACGATCCGGGCCACCGGCCCAGCCGACCAGGTGCGGATCAAGCGGATCGTCCGCTACCAGGGCGGGGAGCCGAACACCCGCTACGAGATCAAGGGCGACGAGCTGGTGCTGCCCAGCGACTGCGGCGACCGGTGCACGGTCTCCTGGGAGGTGACCGCCCCCGAGGGGGTCACGGTGCGCGGCGACGCCAGCTCCGGCAACGTCACGCTGCACCGGGTCGGCCCGGTGGACTTCACCCTGAAATCCGGCGACGTCAACGTCACCGAGGCCCGGGGCGAGGTCCGCGTCACCACCACCTCGGGGAACATCGAGGTGGTCGACGCCACCGGCCCGGTCCGGCTGCGTGCCTCCTCCGGCGACATCAGCGCCCGCCGGCTCGCCGCCGGGGTGGACGCCGAGGCCACCTCGGGCAACGTCAGCGTCGAGCTCGACAAGCCGGCCGCGGCCCGGCTGCACGCCACCAGCGGCGACGTGGACCTCTCCGTGCCCGAGGGCCGCTACCGGGTGCGGGCGGACGCCAAGTCGGGCGACACCGACCTCGCCGTGCCCAACGACCCCGCCGCGACCCTGCTGCTCGACGTCACCGCCACCAGCGGCAACGTGCGGGTCGCCAACCGCTGA
- the era gene encoding GTPase Era, producing MSEPAQRPYRAGFGCFVGRPNAGKSTLTNAIVGTKIAITSNKPQTTRHIIRAVLHRPESQLVLVDTPGLHRPRTLLGERLNDLVRETWSEVDVIGLCIPANEPIGRGDRFITGELASLRATVLAVVTKTDLVDKKRLAEQLLAVSELGEFADVVPVSAVSGHQVDTLVDVMTGYLPESPQLYPDDMLTDDPEQVLVAELVREAALEGVRDELPHSIAVVVEEMIPEGDVTKIYADLYVERPSQKAIVIGYRGSRLKHVGTTARRQIEELLGTRVYLDLHVRVAKDWQRDPKQLRKLGF from the coding sequence GTGAGCGAGCCGGCCCAGCGTCCCTACCGGGCCGGTTTCGGCTGCTTCGTCGGGCGGCCGAACGCGGGCAAGTCGACGCTGACCAACGCGATCGTCGGCACCAAGATCGCCATCACCTCGAACAAGCCGCAGACCACCCGGCACATCATCCGGGCCGTGCTGCACCGGCCCGAGTCGCAGCTCGTGCTGGTCGACACCCCGGGCCTGCACCGCCCCCGCACGCTGCTCGGCGAGCGGCTGAACGACCTGGTCCGGGAGACCTGGAGCGAGGTCGACGTGATCGGTCTCTGCATCCCGGCGAACGAGCCGATCGGGCGGGGCGACCGATTCATCACCGGCGAGCTGGCCAGCCTGCGGGCCACCGTGCTGGCGGTGGTCACCAAGACCGACCTGGTGGACAAGAAGCGGCTGGCCGAGCAGTTGCTCGCGGTGAGCGAGCTGGGTGAGTTCGCCGACGTCGTGCCGGTGAGCGCCGTCTCGGGCCACCAGGTGGACACCCTGGTCGACGTGATGACCGGCTACCTGCCGGAGTCGCCGCAGCTCTACCCGGACGACATGCTCACCGACGACCCCGAGCAGGTCCTCGTGGCCGAACTGGTCCGCGAGGCCGCCTTGGAGGGTGTCCGGGACGAGCTGCCGCACTCGATCGCCGTGGTGGTCGAGGAGATGATCCCGGAGGGCGACGTCACGAAGATCTATGCGGACCTGTACGTGGAGCGACCGAGCCAGAAGGCGATCGTGATTGGTTACCGGGGCAGCCGGCTCAAGCACGTCGGCACCACGGCCCGCCGGCAGATCGAGGAGCTGCTCGGCACCCGGGTCTACCTGGACCTGCACGTCCGGGTCGCGAAGGACTGGCAGCGCGACCCGAAGCAGCTGCGCAAGCTCGGCTTCTGA